A region from the Algoriphagus machipongonensis genome encodes:
- a CDS encoding GDP-L-fucose synthase family protein, with product MTKNTKIYVAGHRGMVGSAVWRALDGKGYTNLIGKTSGELDLRNQKAVAEFFEREKPEVVIDAAARVGGILANNNYPYQFLMENMQIQNNLIDSSLKADAQKFIFLGSSCIYPKMAPQPLKEEYLLTGSLEPTNEWYAVAKITGVKACESIRKQFGKDYISLMPTNLYGPYDNFDLNTSHVLPAMIRKFHQSKRSFLSMLSGVEAGEKDLPVTLWGSGTPMREFLFVEDLADAVVFALENKFQDNLYNIGTGVDLTIKELAELIQKTVGHTGEIIWDSSKPDGTHRKLMDVSKMESAGWKAKVGLEEGIKRTYEWFLENQETFKQVKI from the coding sequence GTGACAAAAAACACTAAAATTTACGTCGCTGGCCATCGCGGCATGGTAGGCTCCGCCGTCTGGAGGGCTTTGGATGGAAAGGGCTATACCAATTTGATTGGAAAAACCTCAGGAGAGTTGGACCTTAGGAATCAGAAAGCAGTTGCCGAATTTTTTGAAAGAGAAAAACCAGAAGTAGTTATTGATGCTGCGGCAAGAGTAGGAGGAATCCTTGCTAATAATAATTACCCTTATCAGTTTTTGATGGAAAATATGCAGATTCAGAATAATCTCATTGATTCTTCTCTGAAAGCTGATGCTCAAAAATTTATTTTTCTTGGTTCCTCTTGTATTTATCCAAAGATGGCTCCACAACCATTGAAAGAAGAGTATCTTTTGACAGGGTCATTGGAACCTACAAATGAGTGGTATGCGGTAGCAAAGATCACGGGTGTAAAGGCTTGTGAGTCAATCCGTAAACAATTTGGAAAAGACTATATTTCATTGATGCCTACCAATTTATATGGTCCTTACGATAATTTTGATTTAAATACCTCCCATGTATTGCCTGCGATGATTCGAAAATTCCACCAATCGAAACGCTCATTTTTGTCTATGCTGAGCGGAGTCGAAGCAGGTGAAAAGGATTTGCCAGTTACCTTATGGGGGTCTGGTACTCCGATGAGGGAATTCTTGTTTGTTGAGGATTTAGCTGATGCTGTTGTCTTTGCATTGGAAAATAAGTTTCAGGATAATTTATACAATATTGGAACTGGAGTGGATTTAACTATCAAAGAATTGGCAGAGCTTATCCAGAAAACTGTAGGTCATACCGGTGAAATTATATGGGATTCCAGTAAACCAGATGGTACTCATAGAAAATTAATGGATGTCTCAAAAATGGAATCTGCAGGCTGGAAAGCCAAAGTGGGTTTAGAAGAAGGAATTAAGAGAACCTATGAGTGGTTCTTGGAGAATCAGGAGACATTCAAACAGGTGAAAATATAA
- the gmd gene encoding GDP-mannose 4,6-dehydratase, which yields MKTALITGITGQDGSYLAELLLEKGYMVHGIKRRASSFNTQRIDHLYQDQHEDLVKLKLHYGDLTDSTNIIRIIQEVQPDEIYNLGAMSHVKVSFDSPEYVANVDGIGTLRILEAVRILGLEKKTRIYQASTSELYGGMPENKNAAGFYDESSPFYPRSPYGAAKIYAYWITKNYREAYNMFACNGILFNHESPRRGETFVTRKITMAASAIALGMQDCLYLGNLEALRDWGHAKDYVNAMWLILQQEKPEDFVIATGKTTKVRDFVQMSFAHVGFKIRWEGEGVNEVGILESVDEEKYFAATGQPSNLPTFPLSKLLGQVLVKVDPTYFRPTEVDLLLGDPTKSKTQLGWEPKYDLAGLVKDMMISDIKFKQKDLHLVEGGHEVFRQAE from the coding sequence ATGAAAACTGCACTCATCACCGGCATCACCGGACAGGATGGCTCATACTTAGCTGAGCTTCTTTTGGAGAAAGGATATATGGTGCATGGGATTAAGCGTAGAGCCTCTTCTTTTAATACGCAGAGGATTGATCATTTGTATCAGGATCAGCATGAAGATTTGGTCAAATTAAAACTTCACTATGGGGATTTAACAGATTCCACAAACATCATTCGAATAATCCAGGAAGTTCAGCCAGATGAAATTTACAATTTAGGGGCCATGTCCCATGTAAAGGTGTCATTTGATTCCCCTGAGTATGTAGCTAATGTAGATGGAATTGGTACTTTAAGAATTCTCGAAGCTGTTCGAATTTTGGGTTTAGAAAAGAAAACAAGAATCTATCAGGCTTCTACTTCTGAGTTATATGGGGGAATGCCTGAGAATAAAAATGCGGCAGGCTTTTATGATGAAAGCTCTCCATTCTATCCTAGATCACCCTATGGAGCTGCAAAAATCTATGCCTACTGGATTACTAAGAATTACAGAGAGGCTTATAATATGTTTGCTTGTAATGGAATTCTATTTAACCATGAATCGCCAAGAAGAGGGGAGACATTTGTGACAAGAAAGATTACAATGGCCGCTTCAGCTATAGCCTTGGGAATGCAGGATTGCCTCTATTTAGGTAATCTGGAAGCATTAAGAGATTGGGGTCATGCAAAAGACTATGTAAATGCCATGTGGTTGATTTTGCAACAAGAAAAGCCTGAGGATTTTGTGATAGCGACCGGAAAAACAACCAAAGTTCGTGATTTTGTTCAGATGTCTTTTGCACATGTAGGTTTCAAAATCCGCTGGGAAGGAGAAGGAGTGAATGAGGTCGGGATTTTAGAATCAGTCGATGAGGAGAAATATTTTGCCGCTACAGGTCAACCTTCCAACCTTCCAACTTTTCCACTTTCCAAACTCCTTGGACAGGTACTGGTCAAGGTTGACCCCACCTACTTCCGCCCAACCGAAGTAGATCTTCTTCTAGGCGACCCTACAAAATCCAAAACCCAATTAGGCTGGGAACCTAAATACGATCTGGCAGGATTAGTTAAAGATATGATGATATCAGATATTAAATTCAAGCAAAAGGATTTGCATTTGGTCGAAGGCGGTCATGAAGTTTTTAGACAGGCTGAGTAA
- a CDS encoding glycosyltransferase family 2 protein, with amino-acid sequence MKLAVLITCHNRKEKTKKCLQNLFEQELPERASMDVFLCDDGSSDGTSEMVNQEFPMVHLISGTGNLYWNGGMRLAWEKALENGSFDFFLWLNDDTFLYKGAITSIVNSYSILEKPGIISAACCDPLTKKYTYGGHGDPSPIFPNGKLQKLKFINGNFVLVPKEIVQKIGVLSTAYTQNLGDFDYGLRAQKAGFNCYLTEEYLGECEYNQGEDWANSQLKLGKRWKIAHSIKGLNMREFIHFKTFHEGKIVGFKSTVDTYLKLLAPKQYVQVRNFLKKKVLKSL; translated from the coding sequence TTGAAACTAGCCGTATTAATTACATGCCATAATCGAAAAGAGAAGACAAAAAAATGTCTTCAAAATCTTTTTGAACAGGAGCTTCCTGAAAGAGCTAGTATGGATGTTTTCCTTTGTGACGATGGAAGTAGTGATGGAACTTCAGAAATGGTTAATCAAGAATTTCCAATGGTGCACTTAATTTCAGGTACAGGAAATTTGTATTGGAATGGGGGGATGAGGTTAGCGTGGGAAAAGGCTCTTGAAAATGGATCATTTGATTTCTTTTTATGGCTCAATGATGATACTTTTTTATACAAAGGTGCCATAACTTCAATAGTTAACTCTTATTCTATACTAGAGAAACCAGGAATTATCTCTGCGGCTTGTTGTGATCCTCTTACGAAAAAATATACCTACGGAGGACATGGAGACCCTAGCCCCATTTTCCCTAATGGTAAGCTTCAAAAATTGAAATTTATCAATGGAAATTTCGTTTTAGTTCCTAAGGAAATTGTCCAAAAAATAGGAGTTCTTTCTACCGCATATACACAAAACCTGGGAGATTTTGATTATGGATTGAGGGCACAGAAAGCAGGGTTTAACTGCTATTTGACTGAAGAATATTTAGGAGAATGTGAATACAATCAAGGTGAAGATTGGGCAAATTCTCAACTTAAGTTGGGCAAGAGATGGAAAATTGCCCATAGTATTAAAGGATTGAATATGAGGGAATTTATTCATTTCAAGACTTTTCATGAAGGGAAGATAGTTGGATTCAAAAGTACTGTTGATACTTATTTAAAATTACTAGCGCCAAAGCAATATGTTCAGGTTAGAAATTTCTTAAAAAAAAAGGTTCTTAAAAGTCTTTAG
- a CDS encoding SLC13 family permease — protein sequence MTLYKNWLKPSLAFVIIVFSFVIFKIISIEDFLLGLGNKQIILIFLLIILTSGIQQNLGKGFFYTLFKKTLSPFQFRLRMMLTVSGLSSMLNNTPVVAFMIPYVKNWSESNGYSASKFLIPLSFATILGGMITIVGTSTNLVLNGLIVQSGLPSLIYSDFLFLGGMVTFLGLIYLAFFSEKMLPNTTTRKESLLEHLNEYLVETKVNPSSTLIGKTIEEAGLRHLKDLFLVEIKRGERSITAVSSDRIIHSEDVLFFAGNTQSILDLINDNNGLELPDTSHLVSNGFSAMTEAVIPSGSDLVGVSLKELGFRDRYKASVISVYRKGEKVKENLGEIQLKEGDLLLLLCSKDFSKVISSRDLIVLSKSGEVQSELSFKKTLPSIISIVVLLFGIFGVVDLFLAAFIGILIMTLSKVINLNQIKSAIDVDLLIILVSALAVGVAIQKSGSATFLVQQISGIFENLSPIGAISILFLLTLGLTALITNAAAVSIMFPVAYEMGLGFGESITPYFITIAFAASADFMTPIGYQTNLMVLGPGNYKFSDYTRIGLPLTFIYSSVVISFIYLYYF from the coding sequence TTGACCCTTTATAAAAACTGGCTAAAGCCATCATTAGCTTTTGTCATAATAGTTTTCTCTTTTGTGATTTTTAAGATAATTTCAATTGAGGATTTTCTTTTGGGTTTAGGTAATAAGCAGATTATCTTAATTTTTTTATTGATCATTTTAACTTCAGGAATACAGCAAAATCTTGGCAAAGGTTTTTTTTACACTTTATTTAAAAAGACCCTTTCTCCTTTTCAATTCCGTTTGCGAATGATGTTAACTGTTTCGGGTTTGTCCAGTATGCTAAACAATACTCCCGTGGTGGCATTTATGATTCCTTATGTAAAGAATTGGTCTGAAAGCAATGGGTATTCGGCATCCAAATTTTTGATTCCACTTTCTTTCGCAACCATATTGGGAGGGATGATTACCATTGTTGGTACTTCAACAAACTTGGTTTTGAATGGTCTGATAGTGCAATCAGGGCTTCCTTCTCTGATTTACTCTGACTTCTTGTTTTTGGGAGGAATGGTCACATTCTTAGGTTTAATCTATTTGGCTTTTTTCTCTGAAAAAATGTTACCAAATACGACTACCCGAAAAGAGAGCTTGTTGGAACATCTCAATGAATATTTGGTGGAAACCAAGGTGAATCCAAGTTCCACTTTGATAGGAAAAACAATTGAGGAGGCTGGCTTGAGGCATTTAAAGGATTTGTTTTTGGTAGAAATCAAAAGAGGGGAAAGAAGTATCACAGCAGTTTCTTCAGATAGAATTATTCATTCGGAAGATGTTCTTTTCTTTGCAGGAAATACCCAGTCTATTCTGGATTTAATCAATGACAATAATGGCTTGGAACTTCCTGATACTTCTCATCTAGTCAGTAATGGATTTTCAGCTATGACAGAGGCTGTAATACCATCTGGAAGTGATCTAGTAGGGGTATCTCTAAAAGAATTGGGCTTTAGAGACCGATACAAGGCCTCAGTAATTTCTGTTTATAGAAAAGGAGAAAAAGTAAAAGAAAATCTAGGTGAAATACAACTGAAAGAAGGTGATTTATTATTACTTCTGTGTTCCAAAGATTTTTCCAAAGTAATTTCTAGTCGAGATTTGATTGTGCTTTCTAAATCAGGAGAAGTTCAATCGGAGCTTTCTTTTAAAAAGACTCTACCAAGTATCATTTCTATAGTGGTGTTGCTTTTTGGTATTTTTGGAGTAGTAGATTTATTTTTGGCAGCCTTCATTGGCATATTAATAATGACCCTATCTAAAGTCATTAACTTGAACCAAATAAAATCTGCTATAGACGTGGATCTCTTAATAATTTTAGTTTCTGCTTTGGCGGTGGGGGTGGCTATTCAAAAATCAGGTTCGGCTACATTTTTGGTTCAGCAGATCTCTGGCATATTTGAAAATTTGAGTCCAATTGGTGCAATTAGTATTTTGTTTTTACTGACTTTAGGCTTAACAGCTTTGATTACCAATGCTGCAGCAGTATCTATTATGTTTCCAGTGGCATATGAGATGGGCTTGGGGTTTGGAGAAAGTATAACTCCTTATTTTATCACTATTGCTTTTGCAGCATCCGCAGATTTTATGACACCTATTGGGTACCAGACGAACCTGATGGTACTAGGACCAGGGAACTATAAATTCTCTGATTATACAAGAATAGGCTTACCATTAACCTTCATCTACTCCAGTGTAGTGATCAGTTTTATATATTTATATTATTTCTAA
- the cysD gene encoding sulfate adenylyltransferase subunit CysD, producing the protein MGQYYLSHLKELEAEAIFIIREVVSQFEKPALLFSGGKDSILLAHLAKKAFYPAKIPFPLIHIDTGHNFPETLEFRDALVKELGVQLVVGSVQDSIDKGRVREETGVNASRNALQTVTLLDTLEELKIDAAMGGARRDEEKARAKERFFSHRDEFGQWDPKNQRPELWNLFNGRKHHGEHFRVFPISNWTEMDVWQYIKEENIALPSLYFSHERECVVRDEVILAKSDYLPLKEGEEIQKLIVRYRTCGDMPITGAVLSEANTLDLIIEEVAATRTTERGTRADDKRGETAMEDRKKAGYF; encoded by the coding sequence ATGGGACAATACTATTTATCACATTTAAAAGAACTGGAAGCTGAGGCTATTTTCATCATCCGTGAAGTTGTTTCTCAGTTTGAGAAGCCGGCTCTATTATTTTCAGGAGGAAAAGATAGCATTCTCCTGGCTCACCTTGCCAAAAAGGCATTTTATCCGGCAAAAATTCCATTTCCATTAATTCATATAGATACAGGACATAATTTTCCTGAGACTCTCGAATTTAGAGATGCCTTGGTTAAAGAATTAGGAGTTCAATTAGTCGTGGGCTCTGTGCAAGATAGCATTGACAAAGGCAGAGTAAGAGAAGAAACAGGTGTAAATGCCAGTAGAAATGCGCTTCAAACGGTCACTTTATTGGATACGCTCGAGGAGCTTAAGATAGATGCTGCTATGGGGGGAGCGAGAAGAGATGAGGAGAAAGCAAGAGCTAAGGAACGATTCTTCTCCCATAGAGATGAATTCGGCCAATGGGATCCTAAAAACCAGAGACCAGAACTTTGGAATCTCTTTAACGGAAGAAAGCATCATGGTGAACATTTCCGAGTTTTCCCTATTTCAAACTGGACAGAAATGGATGTTTGGCAATATATCAAAGAAGAAAATATTGCTTTACCTTCTCTTTATTTTTCACATGAAAGAGAATGTGTGGTAAGGGATGAGGTGATTTTGGCTAAGTCAGATTACCTGCCTTTAAAAGAAGGAGAGGAAATTCAAAAATTAATTGTTCGTTACAGAACCTGTGGAGATATGCCTATTACTGGAGCAGTGCTTTCTGAAGCAAATACATTGGATTTAATTATTGAGGAAGTTGCTGCAACAAGGACTACTGAACGTGGTACTAGGGCGGATGACAAACGAGGGGAGACAGCTATGGAGGATAGAAAGAAAGCGGGGTATTTTTAA
- the cysC gene encoding adenylyl-sulfate kinase — protein MENHIHPTVFKISGKQRKERLKQQPKLIWFTGLSGSGKSTLANAVEVQLFEDGYMTYLLDGDNIRTGLNKDLGFSDSDRIENIRRIAEVSKLMMDAGLLVVSAFISPFREEREMIAELVGKENFLEVFVDCPIEVCEQRDVKGLYAKARKGIIKNFTGIDSPYEKPLDPAVHVHSDQEELKDSVQKVIKTISANICH, from the coding sequence ATGGAAAACCATATACATCCTACAGTATTTAAAATTTCAGGAAAGCAGAGAAAAGAGCGCTTGAAGCAACAACCCAAATTGATTTGGTTTACTGGTTTATCTGGTTCGGGAAAATCAACTTTGGCAAATGCAGTAGAAGTCCAACTTTTTGAAGATGGATACATGACTTATTTGCTCGATGGAGATAATATAAGAACTGGACTAAACAAGGACCTTGGCTTTTCTGATTCAGATCGTATTGAAAATATTCGAAGAATCGCGGAGGTATCCAAATTGATGATGGATGCTGGGCTTTTGGTAGTATCCGCATTTATTTCACCCTTCAGAGAGGAGAGAGAAATGATTGCTGAATTAGTGGGGAAAGAAAATTTTCTTGAAGTTTTTGTGGATTGTCCAATAGAAGTTTGTGAACAAAGAGATGTCAAAGGGCTTTATGCAAAAGCCAGAAAAGGAATTATTAAAAATTTTACAGGCATTGACTCCCCGTATGAAAAGCCTTTAGATCCTGCAGTCCATGTGCATTCAGATCAAGAAGAATTGAAAGATTCTGTTCAAAAAGTAATCAAAACTATTTCGGCAAACATTTGCCATTAA